The proteins below come from a single Rosa rugosa chromosome 2, drRosRugo1.1, whole genome shotgun sequence genomic window:
- the LOC133733466 gene encoding protein DOUBLE-STRAND BREAK FORMATION translates to MSEPFRSLVLNRRFGDETLRVLELILVSKEVKSSVEVRSGLRQFMRSESLSVLKEISEKNVEEKLLMLEFLVRTFALVGDVESCLALRYEALLLRDLKSRTHQWLEVPYLEWLNFAQQSLDNGFYSIAAKACENALLSLKGKSAEQPTPDGVCIERISTEDPKTDEVFETEQVIQKIKKLKECAMASASSHSVQTQTADYMKKRLKQKSMVCSPVLKKTTCVASTLFRNGIKKRNQRKLNESRSLLGWS, encoded by the exons ATGTCAGAGCCGTTTCGTTCACTCGTTTTGAACAGAAG ATTCGGCGATGAGACTCTTCGCGTTCTGGAATTAATTTTGGTTTCCAAGGAAGTGAAGTCGTCGGTGGAAGTCCGATCCGGCTTGAGGCAGTTCATGAGGTCTGAATCCCTCTCCGTTCTGAAAGAAATTTCTGAGAAAAACGTCGAggagaagcttctgatgctcgAATTTCTCGTTCGCACTTTCGCGCTTGTCGGCGATGTTGAG AGTTGCTTGGCTTTGAGATATGAGGCTTTGCTTTTGCGAGATCTCAAGTCTAGAACTCATCAATGGCTAGAGGTGCCATATCTGGAATGGCTGAACTTTGCTCAGCAGTCACTGGACAATGGTTTCTATTCAATTGCAGCAAAG GCTTGTGAAAATGCATTGTTATCCCTTAAGGGGAAGTCTGCTGAACAGCCTACACCAGATGGAGTTTGCATTGAGAGGATATCTACTGAAGACCCCAAAACAGATGAAGTCTTTGAAACTGAACAAGTTATTCAAAAGATAAAGAAACTCAAGGAATGTGCCATGGCATCTGCTTCTTCCCACTCAG TTCAAACGCAAACGGCAGACTACATGAAAAAGAGACTAAAACAGAAGAGTATGGTGTGCTCTCCAGTTCTCAAGAAGACAACATGTGTAGCGAGCACTTTGTTCAGAAATGGAATCAAAAAGCGGAATCAGCGAAAATTGAATGAAAGCAGAAGCTTATTGGGGTGGAGTTGA
- the LOC133733465 gene encoding protein FLC EXPRESSOR isoform X4, whose product MAGREPRHLHRLPQIVNTTALEDRVDLQQREIQSLLGDNQRLAATHVALKQDLTAAQSDLRNLKAVAGQIKSERNAEVREVYDRSLKLDDELRDLDAMNAELTLVRNDIEDLSTSRMELATELKTIQGEIERARSDESKQIEAIRDEIETLKLEIEKGRTAVEIEKKTRASNLEHRQAMENYMAKLALEIEKLHGELANAEKRARAAVAAANPGSGYPMAYGNAEMLYGGNAYPDPYAMHQENLRL is encoded by the exons ATGGCCGGAAGAGAGCCTCGGCATCTCCACCGCCTTCCCCAAATCGTCAACACGACGGCCCTCGAGGACCGCGTCGATCTCCAGCAACGCGAGATCCAGTCCCTCCTCGGGGACAATCAACGCCTCGCGGCCACCCACGTGGCGCTCAAGCAGGACCTAACCGCCGCACAGAGCGACCTCCGCAACCTGAAGGCCGTCGCCGGCCAAATCAAATCCGAGAGGAACGCCGAAGTCCGCGAGGTATACGACAGGTCGTTGAAGCTGGACGACGAGCTCCGCGACCTGGACGCCATGAACGCCGAGTTGACTCTGGTCCGGAACGACATCGAGGACTTGAGCACGTCGCGGATGGAGCTCGCGACCGAGTTGAAGACGATCCAAGGAGAGATTGAGAGGGCTCGGTCCGACGAGTCGAAGCAAATCGAAGCCATTAGAGACGAAATTGAGACTTTGAAGCTGGAGATTGAGAAAGGAAG GACTGCGGTTGAGATTGAGAAGAAAACACGAGCTAGTAACCTTGAGCATCGTCAAGCTATGGAGAATTATATGGCTAAGTTGGCTCTCGAAATCGAAAAGCTTCATGGGGAGTTGGCAAATGCAGAGAAGAGAGCAAGGGCTGCAGTAGCAGCAGCAAATCCAG GTTCTGGGTACCCTATGGCTTATGGCAATGCCGAAATGCTATACGGAGGAAATGCATACCCTGATCCCTATGCCATGCATCAG GAAAATCTGAGACTATAA
- the LOC133733465 gene encoding protein FLC EXPRESSOR isoform X2, protein MAGREPRHLHRLPQIVNTTALEDRVDLQQREIQSLLGDNQRLAATHVALKQDLTAAQSDLRNLKAVAGQIKSERNAEVREVYDRSLKLDDELRDLDAMNAELTLVRNDIEDLSTSRMELATELKTIQGEIERARSDESKQIEAIRDEIETLKLEIEKGRTAVEIEKKTRASNLEHRQAMENYMAKLALEIEKLHGELANAEKRARAAVAAANPGSGYPMAYGNAEMLYGGNAYPDPYAMHQGQGSADGTPQYGSAQMPHNSYDIQQTHVHR, encoded by the exons ATGGCCGGAAGAGAGCCTCGGCATCTCCACCGCCTTCCCCAAATCGTCAACACGACGGCCCTCGAGGACCGCGTCGATCTCCAGCAACGCGAGATCCAGTCCCTCCTCGGGGACAATCAACGCCTCGCGGCCACCCACGTGGCGCTCAAGCAGGACCTAACCGCCGCACAGAGCGACCTCCGCAACCTGAAGGCCGTCGCCGGCCAAATCAAATCCGAGAGGAACGCCGAAGTCCGCGAGGTATACGACAGGTCGTTGAAGCTGGACGACGAGCTCCGCGACCTGGACGCCATGAACGCCGAGTTGACTCTGGTCCGGAACGACATCGAGGACTTGAGCACGTCGCGGATGGAGCTCGCGACCGAGTTGAAGACGATCCAAGGAGAGATTGAGAGGGCTCGGTCCGACGAGTCGAAGCAAATCGAAGCCATTAGAGACGAAATTGAGACTTTGAAGCTGGAGATTGAGAAAGGAAG GACTGCGGTTGAGATTGAGAAGAAAACACGAGCTAGTAACCTTGAGCATCGTCAAGCTATGGAGAATTATATGGCTAAGTTGGCTCTCGAAATCGAAAAGCTTCATGGGGAGTTGGCAAATGCAGAGAAGAGAGCAAGGGCTGCAGTAGCAGCAGCAAATCCAG GTTCTGGGTACCCTATGGCTTATGGCAATGCCGAAATGCTATACGGAGGAAATGCATACCCTGATCCCTATGCCATGCATCAG GGTCAGGGCAGTGCTGATGGTACCCCCCAATACGGTTCCGCGCAAATGCCACATAATTCCTATGATATTCAACAAACACATGTACATAGATAA
- the LOC133733465 gene encoding protein FLC EXPRESSOR isoform X3 encodes MAGREPRHLHRLPQIVNTTALEDRVDLQQREIQSLLGDNQRLAATHVALKQDLTAAQSDLRNLKAVAGQIKSERNAEVREVYDRSLKLDDELRDLDAMNAELTLVRNDIEDLSTSRMELATELKTIQGEIERARSDESKQIEAIRDEIETLKLEIEKGRTAVEIEKKTRASNLEHRQAMENYMAKLALEIEKLHGELANAEKRARAAVAAANPACCLVAGSGYPMAYGNAEMLYGGNAYPDPYAMHQENLRL; translated from the exons ATGGCCGGAAGAGAGCCTCGGCATCTCCACCGCCTTCCCCAAATCGTCAACACGACGGCCCTCGAGGACCGCGTCGATCTCCAGCAACGCGAGATCCAGTCCCTCCTCGGGGACAATCAACGCCTCGCGGCCACCCACGTGGCGCTCAAGCAGGACCTAACCGCCGCACAGAGCGACCTCCGCAACCTGAAGGCCGTCGCCGGCCAAATCAAATCCGAGAGGAACGCCGAAGTCCGCGAGGTATACGACAGGTCGTTGAAGCTGGACGACGAGCTCCGCGACCTGGACGCCATGAACGCCGAGTTGACTCTGGTCCGGAACGACATCGAGGACTTGAGCACGTCGCGGATGGAGCTCGCGACCGAGTTGAAGACGATCCAAGGAGAGATTGAGAGGGCTCGGTCCGACGAGTCGAAGCAAATCGAAGCCATTAGAGACGAAATTGAGACTTTGAAGCTGGAGATTGAGAAAGGAAG GACTGCGGTTGAGATTGAGAAGAAAACACGAGCTAGTAACCTTGAGCATCGTCAAGCTATGGAGAATTATATGGCTAAGTTGGCTCTCGAAATCGAAAAGCTTCATGGGGAGTTGGCAAATGCAGAGAAGAGAGCAAGGGCTGCAGTAGCAGCAGCAAATCCAG CTTGTTGTTTGGTTGCAGGTTCTGGGTACCCTATGGCTTATGGCAATGCCGAAATGCTATACGGAGGAAATGCATACCCTGATCCCTATGCCATGCATCAG GAAAATCTGAGACTATAA
- the LOC133733468 gene encoding LOB domain-containing protein 12 has protein sequence MGGTSPCASCKLLRRRCAKDCIFAPYFPSDDPHKFAIVHKVFGASNVSKMLQELPLHQRGDAVSSLVYEANARVRDPVYGCVGAISFLQNQVSNLQMQLAVAQAEILCIQMQQEPVVATLPASQMLDHHQYQDHDQKSLLLSNSHDFNNIPQYLSSFASSSNVIQDPLKRESLWT, from the exons ATGGGAGGAACTTCACCATGTGCTTCGTGCAAGTTGTTGAGGCGCCGCTGCGCCAAGGACTGCATCTTTGCCCCTTACTTTCCTTCCGATGACCCTCATAAGTTTGCAATTGTTCACAAGGTCTTTGGTGCTAGCAATGTCAGCAAAATGTTGCAG GAGCTTCCGCTTCATCAGAGAGGAGATGCTGTGAGCAGCTTGGTGTATGAAGCAAATGCAAGAGTGAGAGACCCGGTTTACGGCTGTGTTGGTGCTATATCTTTCCTGCAGAATCAAGTTTCGAATCTGCAAATGCAGCTCGCGGTGGCTCAGGCTGAAATACTCTGCATCCAGATGCAACAAGAGCCAGTTGTAGCGACCTTACCCGCATCGCAGATGCTAGATCATCACCAATATCAAGATCACGATCAGAAATCCCTTCTCTTGTCCAATAGTCACGACTTCAACAACATTCCACAGTACCTCAGCAGCTTTGCTTCTTCCAGCAATGTAATCCAAGACCCTCTTAAGAGAGAGTCTCTATGGACTTGA
- the LOC133733465 gene encoding protein FLC EXPRESSOR isoform X1 — protein sequence MAGREPRHLHRLPQIVNTTALEDRVDLQQREIQSLLGDNQRLAATHVALKQDLTAAQSDLRNLKAVAGQIKSERNAEVREVYDRSLKLDDELRDLDAMNAELTLVRNDIEDLSTSRMELATELKTIQGEIERARSDESKQIEAIRDEIETLKLEIEKGRTAVEIEKKTRASNLEHRQAMENYMAKLALEIEKLHGELANAEKRARAAVAAANPACCLVAGSGYPMAYGNAEMLYGGNAYPDPYAMHQGQGSADGTPQYGSAQMPHNSYDIQQTHVHR from the exons ATGGCCGGAAGAGAGCCTCGGCATCTCCACCGCCTTCCCCAAATCGTCAACACGACGGCCCTCGAGGACCGCGTCGATCTCCAGCAACGCGAGATCCAGTCCCTCCTCGGGGACAATCAACGCCTCGCGGCCACCCACGTGGCGCTCAAGCAGGACCTAACCGCCGCACAGAGCGACCTCCGCAACCTGAAGGCCGTCGCCGGCCAAATCAAATCCGAGAGGAACGCCGAAGTCCGCGAGGTATACGACAGGTCGTTGAAGCTGGACGACGAGCTCCGCGACCTGGACGCCATGAACGCCGAGTTGACTCTGGTCCGGAACGACATCGAGGACTTGAGCACGTCGCGGATGGAGCTCGCGACCGAGTTGAAGACGATCCAAGGAGAGATTGAGAGGGCTCGGTCCGACGAGTCGAAGCAAATCGAAGCCATTAGAGACGAAATTGAGACTTTGAAGCTGGAGATTGAGAAAGGAAG GACTGCGGTTGAGATTGAGAAGAAAACACGAGCTAGTAACCTTGAGCATCGTCAAGCTATGGAGAATTATATGGCTAAGTTGGCTCTCGAAATCGAAAAGCTTCATGGGGAGTTGGCAAATGCAGAGAAGAGAGCAAGGGCTGCAGTAGCAGCAGCAAATCCAG CTTGTTGTTTGGTTGCAGGTTCTGGGTACCCTATGGCTTATGGCAATGCCGAAATGCTATACGGAGGAAATGCATACCCTGATCCCTATGCCATGCATCAG GGTCAGGGCAGTGCTGATGGTACCCCCCAATACGGTTCCGCGCAAATGCCACATAATTCCTATGATATTCAACAAACACATGTACATAGATAA